A region of Nitrospinaceae bacterium DNA encodes the following proteins:
- a CDS encoding NAD(P)-dependent oxidoreductase: MGEKIGLVGVGLMGSAMSEQLIGAGYEVQGFDIDAKRLNDLEERGGVAVSSPGAAIEGARAVILSLMTSNVIEEVCFGAGGIVEAKPSDLLVIDTSTSRPEDSVANAEKLREKGVAFVDASLSGSSPMIRTKNIVAMVGGEKADYERAKPILEKFARSVYHLGANGAGARTKLIVNLILGLNRMAVAEGLCLGMKSGMDMEILLTVLKDSFAYSKAMENRGERMINADYDDPMSRLFQHHKDVGLMLEQGQNLGSPMPLLSALKQVLVSAEATGLGQLDTSSIIEVLRRGAGIPSR; the protein is encoded by the coding sequence GTGGGCGAGAAAATCGGTCTGGTTGGCGTGGGCCTGATGGGCAGCGCCATGAGCGAGCAATTAATTGGGGCTGGCTATGAGGTGCAAGGCTTTGATATTGACGCCAAGCGCCTGAACGATCTGGAGGAGCGGGGCGGTGTGGCGGTGTCATCGCCGGGCGCTGCCATAGAGGGGGCGAGAGCCGTTATCCTCTCGTTAATGACAAGCAATGTTATTGAGGAGGTGTGCTTCGGGGCGGGGGGAATCGTCGAGGCGAAGCCATCGGATTTGCTCGTTATCGATACATCGACTTCTCGGCCCGAGGATTCGGTCGCGAACGCCGAAAAGCTTAGGGAAAAAGGGGTTGCCTTCGTGGACGCCAGCCTGAGTGGGTCGAGCCCGATGATCAGAACAAAAAATATTGTTGCCATGGTGGGCGGTGAGAAGGCCGACTACGAGCGTGCCAAGCCCATTCTCGAGAAATTTGCTCGTTCGGTTTACCACCTTGGGGCCAATGGCGCAGGGGCGCGCACGAAACTCATCGTCAACCTCATTCTCGGCCTGAACCGGATGGCCGTGGCAGAGGGGCTGTGCCTCGGGATGAAGTCAGGCATGGATATGGAAATTCTGCTCACCGTTCTCAAGGACAGTTTTGCGTACTCCAAGGCCATGGAAAACCGGGGCGAGCGAATGATTAACGCCGACTACGACGATCCGATGTCGCGCCTTTTTCAACACCATAAAGACGTGGGGCTTATGCTTGAGCAGGGCCAGAATCTGGGCTCGCCCATGCCGCTTCTCTCTGCGCTCAAGCAAGTATTGGTCTCTGCCGAGGCGACCGGCCTGGGGCAATTGGATACCTCGTCGATCATCGAGGTCCTTCGCCGGGGCGCAGGGATTCCTTCCCGCTAG
- a CDS encoding GlcNAc-PI de-N-acetylase, with protein sequence MSSLEAGSTSRKFTLLMVHAHPDDECSGTGGLIARCAEADHTTVLITCTNGDRGQVIGLSLNPEESAEDRRALAEVRRGELEGATKILGLSHLYQFGYSDSGMEGWESNKLGEVFANAEPGEVAEKIARIIREHQPDVLITYDKKGGYGHPDHLMANRSAMAALDVAADPERLGDIPPWRVPKVYHTAWARSRLLRTWRWMRILGKKTPLDNPDFDETKYGTPDEEITTRVNVIPVRKKKWSALFTHKSQIGNNSFWRVFRLARRWLYPDESFVIIRSDVDSAKPETSVFDGL encoded by the coding sequence ATGTCTAGCCTTGAGGCCGGGAGCACCTCCCGTAAATTCACCCTTCTCATGGTTCACGCCCACCCGGATGATGAGTGCAGCGGAACGGGCGGTTTGATTGCGCGTTGCGCCGAGGCGGACCACACCACGGTTTTGATCACATGCACGAATGGTGATCGCGGCCAGGTGATTGGTCTGTCTCTGAATCCCGAGGAGAGTGCAGAGGACCGTCGCGCTCTGGCTGAGGTGCGCCGTGGCGAGCTTGAGGGGGCGACCAAAATTCTGGGGCTCTCGCACCTCTATCAGTTTGGCTATTCCGATTCAGGCATGGAGGGCTGGGAGAGCAATAAACTTGGCGAGGTTTTCGCCAATGCCGAGCCTGGCGAGGTGGCCGAGAAGATTGCACGTATCATTCGGGAACATCAGCCCGACGTGTTGATCACCTACGACAAAAAAGGGGGCTATGGCCACCCTGATCATTTGATGGCGAATCGCTCTGCCATGGCTGCGCTTGATGTGGCTGCCGATCCTGAGCGCCTCGGCGATATTCCCCCCTGGCGGGTGCCGAAGGTGTATCACACGGCGTGGGCCCGTTCGCGGTTGCTCCGCACCTGGCGATGGATGCGAATCCTGGGCAAGAAAACCCCGCTCGACAATCCTGATTTCGACGAAACCAAATACGGGACCCCGGATGAGGAAATTACCACGCGGGTCAATGTCATTCCCGTTCGAAAAAAAAAGTGGAGCGCACTTTTCACGCACAAAAGCCAGATAGGCAACAATTCTTTTTGGCGCGTCTTCCGCCTGGCGCGAAGATGGCTCTATCCGGATGAAAGCTTTGTCATTATTCGAAGCGATGTTGATTCTGCAAAGCCCGAGACCTCTGTGTTTGATGGTCTCTAG
- a CDS encoding 2-oxoacid:ferredoxin oxidoreductase subunit beta, with protein MATKAKSNGVGLKLSRKDFQSDQTVRWCPGCGDYSILAGVQKVLPELDMPKENFVFVGGIGCAARFPYYMNTYGFHTIHGRAPAFATGVKVTQPELSVWVISGDGDALSIGGNHLIHAMRRNIGIKILLFNNRIYGLTKGQYSPTSLVGTKTKSTPMGSIDYPLHPISLAVGAECSFIARTVDRDQKHMNHVLAAAAKHEGTAFVEIMQNCIVFNDGAWQQYTEKGIKEQNVIYLEDGKPLVFGPDDDRKGVRLNDFKTEVVSADDSELTVHRENDEEGAYVHMLSRLEADGGPLPLGIFRNIERAPYEEMLHNQVDAAVANGEGDVDELLATGDTWIHTN; from the coding sequence GTGGCCACCAAGGCGAAGTCAAATGGGGTAGGACTGAAACTTTCACGCAAGGATTTTCAATCGGATCAAACCGTTCGTTGGTGCCCGGGTTGCGGGGACTACTCAATTCTGGCGGGCGTGCAAAAGGTGCTCCCAGAGCTTGATATGCCCAAGGAAAATTTCGTGTTTGTTGGTGGAATCGGGTGTGCTGCTCGTTTCCCCTACTACATGAATACCTATGGGTTCCACACGATTCACGGGCGGGCGCCGGCGTTTGCCACCGGGGTAAAGGTGACGCAGCCTGAGCTTTCCGTCTGGGTCATATCGGGCGATGGCGACGCGCTCAGCATCGGCGGCAACCACCTTATCCACGCTATGCGGCGCAACATTGGCATCAAAATACTTCTTTTCAATAATCGGATTTATGGCCTCACGAAAGGTCAGTATTCGCCTACCTCGCTTGTCGGAACGAAAACGAAATCGACACCAATGGGCTCCATCGACTATCCACTTCATCCGATTTCTCTTGCTGTAGGCGCCGAATGCTCCTTCATCGCCCGCACGGTGGATCGCGATCAGAAGCACATGAATCATGTGCTCGCCGCCGCTGCTAAACACGAGGGGACGGCCTTTGTTGAGATCATGCAGAACTGCATCGTGTTCAACGACGGGGCGTGGCAACAATACACAGAAAAAGGCATCAAGGAGCAGAACGTTATTTACCTTGAAGACGGGAAACCGTTGGTCTTTGGGCCCGATGATGATCGCAAGGGAGTGCGTCTCAACGACTTCAAGACCGAGGTCGTATCAGCAGACGATTCAGAATTGACCGTTCACCGAGAGAACGATGAGGAAGGGGCGTATGTTCACATGTTGAGCCGCCTTGAGGCGGATGGCGGCCCGCTGCCGCTTGGTATTTTCCGGAATATAGAGCGGGCGCCCTACGAGGAGATGCTTCACAACCAGGTTGATGCTGCCGTCGCAAATGGCGAGGGAGATGTCGATGAACTTCTCGCCACCGGCGATACCTGGATTCACACAAACTAG
- a CDS encoding 2-oxoacid:acceptor oxidoreductase subunit alpha gives MGDTTNGHGANGGASKKETIDVESVTIRFAGDSGDGMQLTGDRFTTASAIAGNDIRTFPDYPAEIRAPIGTLAGVSAFQINFSSSDIHTPGDVLDVLVAMNPAAMKANIADLKRGGLLIANTDNFTDKNFQKADIETNPLDDEELKGKYQVFEVPITELTRNALSELELQSNLADRCKNFFALGLMFWMYSRPMEPTIEWISQKFGSRTEIVAANTRALEAGYYYGENAELMANQYLVREATYPEGKYRNISGNVAVAYGFIAATQKMGLKLFWGAYPITPASDVLHELSKHKNFGVYTFQAEDEIAAVSSALGASYAGALGVTCSSGPGIALKSEAVGLAVMTELPLVVLNVQRAGPSTGLPTKTEQADLMMAMYGRNSESPLPVVAASTPSDCYEAAIEACRIAVKYMTPVMLLTDGYLANGSEPWKLPSFSDIAEMKAEHHTDPATYMPYGRDAETLARPWAIPGTPELQHRIGGIEKKDGTGNVNYDPENHEYMVRKRAEKIERIANDISPAAVCGQESGKVLVVGWGGTYGAIAAAVEALQARGASVSQVHLRHLNPFPANFEEVMRKFDTVLVPELNLGQLVKMIRAEFVIDAIGYNKVQGKPFKVSELITKIEELL, from the coding sequence ATGGGTGACACTACGAACGGACATGGAGCAAACGGCGGGGCGAGTAAGAAGGAGACGATAGACGTTGAGTCAGTAACAATTCGATTTGCCGGAGACTCGGGCGACGGAATGCAATTGACGGGCGATCGCTTCACAACGGCATCGGCGATCGCAGGAAACGATATAAGAACCTTTCCCGACTATCCTGCAGAAATCAGAGCGCCTATCGGAACGTTGGCAGGCGTGAGCGCATTTCAGATTAATTTTAGCAGCTCCGACATTCATACGCCGGGCGATGTACTTGATGTTCTTGTTGCCATGAACCCGGCCGCCATGAAGGCAAACATTGCAGACCTAAAACGCGGCGGCCTGCTTATCGCGAACACCGATAATTTCACGGACAAAAATTTTCAAAAAGCCGATATCGAAACGAACCCGCTCGACGATGAAGAGCTAAAGGGTAAATATCAGGTTTTTGAAGTGCCCATTACCGAGTTGACGCGCAATGCGCTTTCCGAGTTGGAGCTTCAATCCAACCTCGCGGATCGCTGCAAAAACTTTTTTGCCCTTGGCTTGATGTTCTGGATGTATTCGCGGCCAATGGAGCCCACGATAGAGTGGATCAGCCAAAAATTCGGCAGCCGGACAGAAATTGTTGCTGCCAACACGCGGGCGCTTGAGGCTGGCTATTACTATGGCGAGAACGCCGAACTCATGGCCAACCAGTACCTGGTTCGCGAGGCCACCTACCCCGAAGGGAAGTATCGTAATATTTCGGGCAACGTGGCGGTTGCCTATGGCTTCATTGCGGCCACCCAAAAGATGGGTCTCAAGTTGTTCTGGGGCGCTTATCCGATAACGCCGGCGAGCGATGTTCTCCACGAATTATCCAAGCACAAAAATTTCGGGGTCTACACGTTTCAGGCCGAAGATGAGATTGCGGCGGTATCGTCTGCGCTTGGCGCCTCCTATGCGGGCGCGCTCGGGGTGACCTGCTCAAGCGGGCCCGGCATCGCGCTCAAGAGCGAGGCCGTTGGCCTGGCCGTTATGACGGAGCTTCCGCTGGTCGTTCTGAATGTGCAGCGGGCTGGTCCGAGCACGGGGCTTCCGACGAAAACCGAACAGGCTGACCTGATGATGGCGATGTACGGCAGGAACAGCGAGAGCCCACTGCCGGTCGTGGCCGCGAGCACCCCGTCGGATTGTTATGAAGCGGCCATCGAGGCTTGCCGCATAGCCGTTAAATACATGACCCCGGTCATGCTTTTGACCGACGGCTATCTGGCCAACGGCTCTGAGCCATGGAAGCTTCCCTCTTTCTCGGATATTGCCGAGATGAAGGCAGAGCATCACACCGACCCGGCAACATATATGCCCTACGGGCGAGACGCCGAAACACTGGCGCGACCCTGGGCCATTCCTGGAACGCCTGAGCTTCAACATCGCATCGGGGGCATCGAAAAAAAGGACGGCACCGGTAACGTCAACTATGACCCAGAAAACCACGAGTACATGGTTCGCAAAAGGGCCGAGAAAATCGAGCGTATTGCGAACGATATTTCGCCTGCCGCCGTTTGCGGCCAGGAAAGCGGCAAGGTTCTGGTTGTCGGTTGGGGCGGAACCTACGGAGCAATCGCGGCGGCCGTTGAGGCGCTACAAGCCAGGGGCGCATCTGTCTCCCAGGTGCACTTGCGCCACCTCAATCCCTTCCCTGCGAATTTTGAGGAAGTGATGCGGAAATTCGACACGGTGTTGGTGCCCGAATTGAATCTCGGGCAGCTAGTGAAGATGATTCGCGCCGAGTTTGTTATTGACGCAATCGGATACAACAAAGTTCAGGGGAAACCCTTCAAGGTCAGTGAACTCATTACTAAAATCGAGGAGTTGCTCTAG
- a CDS encoding HDIG domain-containing protein — translation MTLDRPSAETLLFEWTKGESLRSHARGVEASMRAYARKFGEDEALWGVTGLLHDMDYEKHPTPEEHPRIGCQVLKEKGYPEEMIQAVLGHAEYLDVSRDTPMARALFAVDELVGLITAVALVRPSKDIREVEPKSIKKKWKDKAFARGVNRGDVEKGAEELDVPLAEHIVITLEAMKTVAMEMGLDGSAAK, via the coding sequence ATGACGCTTGATCGTCCCTCGGCCGAGACGCTTTTATTTGAGTGGACAAAAGGGGAAAGCCTCCGGTCGCACGCACGGGGCGTTGAGGCCTCGATGCGGGCCTATGCCCGAAAGTTCGGGGAAGATGAGGCCTTATGGGGTGTCACCGGTCTCCTTCACGATATGGACTACGAAAAGCACCCCACCCCGGAGGAGCATCCTCGAATCGGGTGTCAGGTTTTAAAGGAGAAAGGGTATCCCGAGGAGATGATTCAGGCGGTACTCGGCCATGCTGAGTATCTGGATGTTTCCAGGGATACGCCGATGGCAAGGGCCCTTTTTGCGGTCGATGAGCTCGTGGGCCTTATCACGGCGGTGGCGCTGGTCCGGCCGAGCAAGGATATCCGGGAGGTTGAGCCCAAAAGCATCAAGAAAAAATGGAAGGATAAGGCCTTCGCCAGGGGGGTTAATCGGGGAGATGTCGAGAAGGGGGCCGAGGAACTGGATGTGCCCCTCGCCGAGCATATTGTCATCACCTTAGAGGCGATGAAGACGGTGGCCATGGAAATGGGGCTCGATGGCTCGGCCGCCAAGTGA
- a CDS encoding aminopeptidase P family protein translates to MLLNKERALALMAEHELVAIIGTTLENVTYLTGHVGWAQRVYRSLQSYAVLTNDPDAGSDLILTRSDNTYYAAFSGYPDRVYSYGGKTAVIFPDNFEPADDEQRRFQELTESAARHKTVLDALLAALKARGITRGRIALDNEGCPPALFDSLKKALPGCEFIPGSNLFLMIRLVKTDEELDRLRAAAQVNEDAISQVFANLRAGMTENDVAEIWRQNVARPGAMWHWFHFNSGPRSCFIFPPTDRKLQKGDNFMFDAGLFFKNYNADTGSCGSIGEPNETAQRQWKGIETGFHSALEVIKEGCTGQQIYRALLEGIHGAGMPEFTSPFAGHTIGLEAREFPFILSDESKYDLPFLPSTSEIPLPENAVINIEAPVGTVGFGGYQIEYSVVVKKGGWEPLIPQERHFHVIDA, encoded by the coding sequence ATGCTCTTGAACAAAGAACGTGCGCTAGCCCTCATGGCCGAGCATGAACTGGTCGCCATCATCGGAACCACCCTTGAAAACGTCACCTATCTGACTGGGCACGTAGGATGGGCGCAGCGGGTCTATCGCAGCCTTCAGAGCTATGCGGTGCTGACGAACGATCCAGATGCCGGAAGCGATCTGATCCTCACCCGGTCGGACAACACGTATTATGCCGCCTTCAGTGGCTATCCCGATCGGGTGTACAGCTATGGCGGAAAAACTGCCGTCATTTTCCCCGACAATTTCGAGCCCGCCGACGATGAGCAGCGCCGCTTTCAAGAGCTCACCGAAAGTGCGGCCAGGCACAAAACCGTTCTCGACGCCCTTCTGGCCGCCCTAAAAGCCAGGGGCATCACCCGGGGGCGCATCGCCCTCGACAACGAGGGCTGCCCGCCAGCCCTGTTCGACTCGCTAAAAAAAGCGCTGCCTGGCTGCGAATTCATCCCCGGCTCGAACCTGTTCCTGATGATTCGCCTTGTAAAGACCGATGAGGAACTTGACCGTCTCCGAGCCGCCGCCCAGGTGAACGAGGACGCCATCTCCCAGGTGTTCGCCAACCTGCGCGCCGGCATGACCGAGAACGATGTGGCCGAGATCTGGCGTCAAAACGTCGCCCGGCCCGGCGCCATGTGGCACTGGTTCCATTTCAACAGCGGCCCGCGGAGTTGCTTCATTTTCCCGCCCACGGATCGCAAGCTTCAAAAGGGCGACAACTTCATGTTCGACGCCGGGTTGTTCTTCAAGAATTACAACGCCGACACGGGCTCGTGCGGCTCGATTGGCGAGCCTAATGAGACAGCCCAGCGGCAGTGGAAAGGAATCGAGACGGGTTTTCATTCGGCGCTTGAGGTTATCAAAGAAGGCTGCACGGGCCAGCAGATATACCGGGCGCTCCTTGAGGGCATCCACGGTGCCGGCATGCCAGAGTTCACCAGCCCCTTCGCCGGCCACACCATCGGTCTTGAGGCGCGCGAGTTTCCCTTCATCCTGAGCGATGAATCGAAATACGACTTGCCCTTCTTGCCGTCCACCTCGGAGATTCCGCTTCCCGAGAACGCCGTGATCAACATCGAGGCGCCAGTGGGCACCGTCGGATTCGGGGGCTACCAGATCGAATACTCGGTCGTTGTCAAAAAAGGCGGCTGGGAGCCTTTGATACCCCAGGAGCGGCACTTCCATGTGATAGATGCTTAA